ATTTTTTAGTTGATTGATAAGTTCTGATTTTTTGGATAGTACGGCATATTCAAAAGCTGTATTCCCTTGTTTATCTTTTATATTTTTATCTGCATGATATTTTAAAAGAAGCTTCACCATTTCCGTATTTCCCAGTTTTGAAGCAAAAATAAGCGGTGTGGTCCCTTGTGAATCCGTGGTATTTATATCCGATTTATTATCCAGTAATTTTTGAGTCAATTGTAAATCGCCTTTATACACAACTGCCATAAGCGCAGTTCCCATCGAAGAATTATAATTAATATCTTTTACTTTATCCATCAAGAAATCAGCTACTCCTATATTTCCTCTGTAGCATGCAAGAATAAGAGGTGAAAATCCATTTTCATTGGTCTGATTAATAATATCCGGATTTTGTTTCATAAGGTCATTTACTTCAGCTACGGTTCCGCTTCTGGCAATATCAAATATAGATTTTACCTTTTCCTGGGCGGACATTACTGAAAAGCTCAGGAAAACACTTATAATAAAGACTATGTTTTTCATTGCTTTACAAGTATATAATTATATTCAACATTTACATTTTCTGCTACTTTCTTTGTAACCATTTTAGGAATGGTCACCTTGAAATCTACCGGTCTTGCTACAAATTTTCCTTGCACATAAATTTTCCCGTCTTTAGCATAAACCGAAGCAATTGAAGACACAGCTTTATCTACTCCATGGAAATTCAAAGTTCCCTGAATGGTATATTTCTGGGGTGAAGTGCTAAGTTTTGTTTTGTCAAAATTTAAGAGCTTCCCTCTAAAGGTGGTCTTGGGATATTTTGCTGTTTCTGCATAGCTTTCATTGAAATGCTCTTCCATTAAT
The Chryseobacterium sp. W4I1 DNA segment above includes these coding regions:
- a CDS encoding ankyrin repeat domain-containing protein; translation: MKNIVFIISVFLSFSVMSAQEKVKSIFDIARSGTVAEVNDLMKQNPDIINQTNENGFSPLILACYRGNIGVADFLMDKVKDINYNSSMGTALMAVVYKGDLQLTQKLLDNKSDINTTDSQGTTPLIFASKLGNTEMVKLLLKYHADKNIKDKQGNTAFEYAVLSKKSELINQLKN
- a CDS encoding YceI family protein, with amino-acid sequence MKRLVLMSAVLFFTGFVSAQKYSSKTGNVTFEASVPLFEDVYAKDDNNIVVLNTDNGEIASVSAVTNFHFKTKLMEEHFNESYAETAKYPKTTFRGKLLNFDKTKLSTSPQKYTIQGTLNFHGVDKAVSSIASVYAKDGKIYVQGKFVARPVDFKVTIPKMVTKKVAENVNVEYNYILVKQ